Proteins encoded by one window of Conger conger chromosome 1, fConCon1.1, whole genome shotgun sequence:
- the ndufaf1 gene encoding complex I intermediate-associated protein 30, mitochondrial: protein MALTPLKQIATRHFLTLSPSLCSLVCGKRVNFMGVYRRPGEPRETVWPWKKIEFSFAKGVDGIYKHLGLLKDEMFQRFVGPQGRPIKEHMLEQTQVQWEFRGPESLSQWVVSSDREIGGRSEAYLKLGRNNTTCLLYGTICTTPPRDGETRYSGYCTLCSKQPRMSFDRKRHYDWSSFNSLHLRIRGDGRPWMINIGAETYFSHQSDDLYNYVLYTRGGPYWEDVKIPFSKFFLSSRGRVQDEQHQLWLDKVNTIGFTTGNEADGPFQLEIDFIGLCNDRAHTEEFAYEMYKRNP, encoded by the exons ATGGCTTTGACTCCCCTGAAGCAGATCGCCACCCGTCACTTCTTGACTCTCTCACCGTCCCTCTGCTCCTTGGTGTGTGGCAAAAGGGTAAACTTCATGGGGGTGTACCGGCGACCGGGTGAGCCGCGGGAAACCGTCTGGCCCTGGAAGAAGATAGAGTTCAGCTTTGCCAAGGGTGTTGATGGTATATATAAACATTTAGGTTTGCTGAAAGATGAGATGTTTCAGCGGTTTGTGGGGCCACAGGGACGGCCAATCAAGGAGCATATGCTGGAACAGACTCAGGTGCAGTGGGAATTCCGAGGGCCAGAGAGCCTGTCCCAGTGGGTGGTCTCCTCCGATAGAGAAATCGGGGGCCGAAGTGAAGCCTACCTGAAACTAGGTAGAAACAACACCACTTGCCTACTGTACGGCACCATCTGCACTACTCCACCCCGGGATGGAGAGACACGCTACAGTGGATACTGCACACTATGCTCCAAACAGCCAAGG ATGTCCTTTGACAGGAAGAGACACTATGATTGGTCAAGCTTCAACAGCCTGCATTTGCGCATCCGTGGTGATGGAAGGCCATGGATGATAAACATTGGCGCAGAGACCTACTTCTCTCACCAAAGTGATGACCTGTACAACTACGTCCTGTACACAAGGGGTGGGCCTTACTGGGAAGACGTCAAG ATTCCCTTTTCAAAGTTTTTTCTCTCCAGTCGTGGAAGGGTACAAGATGAGCAGCACCAGCTCTGGCTCGACAAG GTAAATACAATTGGGTTCACCACTGGCAACGAGGCTGACGGACCATTCCAGCTGGAGATCGACTTCATCGGCCTGTGCAATGACCGCGCACACACGGAAGAGTTTGCTTACGAGATGTACAAAAGGAACCCTTAA
- the nusap1 gene encoding nucleolar and spindle-associated protein 1, with translation MDLDSLKYADLQRLAKDVGLKANMKADKLLKALKEYYNQQSPTENAEAEISGETEDSNARQPSPNYEGTAFVTERRARGQKAKRKHLAAEEPGAERDGGWLQSSTEEAEEEPGEAAEGAGSSKRRKLSSQEDSGTEPTDGSSEETEPHGAPEGPVGGEDRGPAKPAGRIPRHEGLLKKTNRPVLKPTTPNFKKLHEAHFNKMESIDLYLQRKNKQMEAIRNPVKELQMLSEKANILKPVEKKAVQKPKVSRGSLFSPVPRDRGSIAEKRRLTQLSASKPALKTSGSFRPSVLSTRRMNVSFSQMTQDNEHKRSLVKTPARMSPHVEDVSTPTELLKPEGKKPAVSSTRTPGVKTFVFSGNTSFSNTPGTQKKNAFDLKASLSRPLSYQPHKGKLKPFSDANENAALNTSQSHQKKYKQHQVQTRVERRTRHAQDRKQKKEKVLGARRGLAMS, from the exons atGGATTTGGATTCACTTAAGTATGCAGATTTGCAGCGGCTGGCGAAGGATGTTGGACTTAAAGCGAATATGAAG GCGGATAAATTGTTGAAAGCCCTCAAGGAGTACTACAACCAACAAAGTCCTACGGAAAAT GCAGAGGCTGAGATCAGTGGAGAGACGGAGGACTCCAATGCCCGCCAACCTTCACCAAACTATGAGGGCACAGCGTTTGTCACTGAGCGCCGTGCGAGAGGCCAGAAGGCAAAGAGAAAGCATTTGGCGGCAGAGGAGCCCGGAGCTGAACGCGATGGCGGCTGGCTGCAGTCATCAACAGAGGAG GCTGAGGAGGAACCTGGCGAAGCCGCAGAAGGGGCGGGGAGCTCTAAGAGGAGGAAGCTGTCTTCCCAGGAGGATTCTGGGACGGAGCCGACGGACGGGAGCTCGGAGGAGACCGAACCACACGGGGCGCCAGAGGGGCCTGTGGGAG GAGAAGATCGGGGGCCAGCAAAGCCTGCTGGGAGAATCCCTCGTCACGAAGGGCTTCTGAAAAAGACGAACAGGCCTGTGCTGAAGCCAACCACACCAA ACTTCAAGAAGCTCCACGAGGCTCACTTCAACAAGATGGAGTCCATCGACTTGTACCTCCAGAGGAAGAACAAGCAGATGGAGGCCATCAGGAACCCTGTTAAAGAATTACag ATGCTGTCAGAGAAGGCCAACATCCTTAAACCAGTGGAGAAAAAAGCAGTGCAG AAGCCCAAGGTGAGCCGTGGCTCGCTGTTCAGCCCGGTGCCCCGGGACCGGGGGTCCATCGCGGAGAAGCGCCGGCTGACCCAGCTGTCCGCCAGCAAGCCCGCCCTGAAGACCAGCGGCTCCTTCAGACCCAGCGTGCTGTCCACACGCAGGATGAACGTCAG TTTTTCACAGATGACGCAGGACAACGAGCACAAGCGCTCTCTGGTGAAGACCCCGGCCAGGATGTCTCCCCACGTGGAGGATGTTTCCACGCCGACCGAGCTGCTGAAGCCGGAGGGCAAGAAGCCTGCCGTCTCCAGCACCCGGACACCTG gTGTAAAAACCTTTGTTTTCAGCGGAAACACCAGCTTTTCCAACACTCCAGGAACACAGAAGAAAAACGCCTTCGACCTGAAGGCCAGTCTCTCCCGCCCCCTGTCCTACCAGCCACACAAAG GGAAGCTGAAACCATTTTCTGATGCTAACGAAAACGCAGCTCTTAATACCTCTCAGTCACACCAGAAGAAATACAAGCAGCACCAGGTCCAGACCAG GGTTGAGCGACGCACTCGCCATGCACAGGACCGGAagcagaagaaggagaaggtgcTGGGGGCCAGGAGAGGCTTGGCAATGTCCTGA
- the oip5 gene encoding protein Mis18-beta produces MLNTTEESASCSTLETSLVNLTKGVHLARVDYQNAMVLHCGMCNTTWGDTLEVCGEEKQLNSIICLRVTKDVVVKDELEFKLEGRMAGSTYKALHCAGCQCFVGVVPYSTPKHLSALRNLFLLQKENINCYNLRNGTMEKASSLHFDQSTVHKSIKELKQEIDLLAETLTAMEKRLKGVYFGKEG; encoded by the exons atgttaaataCTACGGAAGAGAGTGCGAGCTGCAGCACCCTAGAGACAAGTCTGGTTAATCTAACGAAAGGGGTGCACTTGGCTCGAGTCGATTATCAGAATGCTATGGTGTTGCACTGTGGGATGTGCAATACAACATGGGGGGACACTCTTGAAGTGTGTGGCGaggaaaaacaactgaactCCATCATTTGCCTCC GAGTCACTAAGGACGTGGTGGTTAAGGATGAGCTGGAATTTAAGCTCGAGGGTCGAATGGCTGGCAG TACCTACAAAGCTCTGCATTGCGCAGGGTGTCAGTGTTTCGTTGGTGTAGTTCCGTACTCCACCCCAAAGCACTTATCTGCACTTCGCAACCTCTTCCTTTTGCAGAAAGAAAACATCAACTG TTACAATTTAAGAAATGGCACCATGGAAAAAGCCTCATCACTGCATTTTGACCAAAGTACTGTACACAAAAGTATCAAGGAG CTGAAACAGGAAATCGATCTTCTGGCTGAGACCCTTACTGCAATGGAGAAGAGGCTTAAAGGAGTGTACTTTGGCAAAGAGGGTTAA
- the chp1 gene encoding calcineurin B homologous protein 1, producing the protein MGSRASTLLREEEIEEIKKETGFSHSQITRLYSRFTSLDKGENGTLSREDFQRIPELAINPLGDRIINAFFPEGEDQVNFRGFMRTLAHFRPVEDNEKNKDPAAGEPLNSRTNKLLFAFRLYDLDRDDKISRDELLQVLRMMVGVNISDDQLGSIADRTIQEADQNGDNSISFNEFIKVLEKVDVEQKMSIRFLH; encoded by the exons ATGGGGTCCAGAGCGTCGACGTTATTGAGAGAAGAAGAGATCGAAGAAATCAAAAAGGAAACCGGCT TTTCACACAGCCAGATCACCCGACTCTACAGCCGATTCACCAGCCTGGATAAGGGGGAGAACGGCACGCTCAG TCGAGAGGACTTCCAGAGGATCCCGGAACTGGCCATTAATCCGCTGGGTGACAGGATCATCAACGCCTTCTTTCCCGAGGG GGAAGACCAGGTGAACTTCCGGGGCTTCATGCGGACGCTGGCACACTTCCGGCCGGTAGAGGACAACGAGAAGAACAAGGACCCGGCGGCCGGGGAGCCCCTCAACAGCAGAACCAACAAACTGCTCT TTGCCTTCCGGCTCTACGACCTGGACAGGGACGATAAGATCTCTCGGGACGAGCTACTGCAG GTCCTCCGAATGATGGTCGGAGTGAACATCTCGGACGACCAGTTGGGCAGCATCGCTGACCGGACCATCCAGGAGGCCGACCAGAACGGAGACAACTCCATCTCTTTCAACGAATTCATCAAG GTGCTGGAGAAGGTGGACGTGGAGCAGAAGATGAGCATTCGCTTCTTACACTAG